In a genomic window of Streptomyces sp. SJL17-4:
- a CDS encoding LuxR family transcriptional regulator: MTTAPYLALRPTGPGGPPAPVGREELLARLERALHTRGRALLTGPAGVGKTELALAEATRAEARGETVLWLATLPSDREIPGASAAALVASVAASVHLPEPGGAGRRESRPADTAPAGPEVSAVFDELPGPQRTAVAMLCREAPLDAGGWDPIALRLGIAQILRTLTRRGPVLLVVDGVQHVDADSADLLRFALHLAPPSLRVVAVETPEPYGEAGEPYRAPHRPDDPHAAHLWVPSEADVLLVPPLHADEIAELLIHHRLPSRMAGRIHRASGGNPRLALAVGRSLADARTPVHHAEALTLSGRARDLARQLLGAAPLAVRETLLLAALALRPSSTLVRRAGRPNAEADLAAAERAGLVSLAEDGSVTFTAGLLPSTLVHDACWAERSAGHAALAEVVDDPVEAVRHRALATDSPDEDLAAEVAAAADLARRRGNSALAAELALLAAESTPGRHGTRRIARLVDAAEEAARAARADLAMRAATDLLARDAVPADRVRARLAVLDTAGQGLTGLDEMYVHAMEDSEGDTALRAAVQLRLAVKYVLADGDPQRSRTAAVESAALAASMGDPRTAAQALTVQARMERALGAPDAEAVLAQARALELAERPLGIRNAAQILTIRHALFDDRLTDARDELNALLPLVQRRGSVEDTIELFSTLAAVESRRGACAAALAHAGQSLALTLEAGLSPGPAWYTLALAETAGGSFARAASYARRSVQASEEEGDRVFLSRSRYALGRVQLINGDVAAALETLRRVQADERAQSTVDPSMLRWHEELAEALLAHDAGDEALALLDEVRPVAARLGRSTVLLGCDRAYALWLAAEGRTDEAAQLLTRTAEAFGRAGLPLERGRALIALARVERRRRRRSAAQSALQTAASVFERAGATPWLALACDSPAGAVGESPGGGSGGEEALPALSSLTEAELRLARLVGQGASNQEAAAKLYLSVKTVEARLTRIYQKLDVRSRAQLATALRP; this comes from the coding sequence GTGACGACAGCTCCGTACCTCGCCCTGCGCCCCACGGGTCCGGGGGGACCCCCGGCGCCGGTGGGCCGCGAGGAACTCCTCGCGCGGCTCGAACGCGCCCTCCACACCCGGGGCCGTGCCCTGCTCACCGGACCCGCCGGTGTCGGCAAGACCGAGCTCGCGCTCGCCGAGGCGACCCGTGCCGAGGCGCGTGGCGAGACCGTGCTGTGGCTGGCGACCCTGCCGTCCGACCGCGAGATACCCGGGGCGTCGGCCGCCGCGCTCGTGGCCTCGGTGGCGGCGAGCGTGCACCTGCCGGAACCCGGCGGCGCCGGGCGCCGTGAGTCCCGGCCGGCCGACACGGCACCCGCCGGGCCCGAGGTCTCCGCGGTCTTCGACGAGCTGCCCGGACCCCAGCGCACCGCCGTCGCCATGCTCTGCCGCGAGGCACCGCTCGACGCGGGCGGCTGGGACCCGATCGCGCTCCGGCTCGGCATCGCCCAGATCCTCCGCACCCTGACCCGCCGGGGGCCCGTGCTCCTCGTCGTCGACGGCGTGCAGCACGTCGACGCGGACAGCGCGGACCTGCTCCGCTTCGCCCTCCACCTCGCGCCGCCCTCGCTGCGGGTGGTGGCCGTCGAGACACCGGAGCCGTACGGCGAGGCCGGCGAGCCCTACCGCGCGCCCCACCGCCCCGACGATCCGCACGCCGCCCACCTCTGGGTGCCGTCCGAGGCGGACGTGCTGCTCGTGCCGCCGCTGCACGCCGACGAGATCGCCGAACTCCTCATCCACCACCGGCTGCCCTCCCGGATGGCCGGCCGCATCCACCGCGCCAGCGGTGGCAATCCGCGGCTCGCGCTCGCCGTGGGCCGCTCGCTGGCCGACGCACGGACCCCCGTGCACCACGCGGAGGCGCTGACGCTCTCCGGGCGCGCCCGCGACCTCGCCCGCCAGCTGCTCGGCGCCGCACCCCTCGCCGTACGGGAGACGCTGCTGCTCGCGGCCCTCGCGCTGCGCCCCTCGTCGACGCTGGTACGGCGGGCGGGGCGGCCCAACGCGGAGGCGGACCTCGCGGCGGCCGAGCGGGCCGGACTCGTGTCGCTCGCCGAGGACGGATCGGTGACCTTCACCGCCGGGCTGCTGCCCTCCACCCTGGTGCACGACGCCTGTTGGGCCGAGCGGAGCGCCGGGCACGCGGCGCTCGCGGAAGTCGTGGACGACCCCGTCGAGGCGGTACGGCACCGGGCCCTCGCCACCGACAGCCCGGACGAGGACCTCGCGGCCGAGGTCGCGGCCGCCGCCGATCTGGCCCGGCGCCGCGGAAACAGCGCGCTCGCGGCCGAACTCGCCCTGCTGGCCGCCGAGTCGACGCCCGGACGGCACGGGACGCGGCGGATCGCGCGGCTCGTCGACGCCGCCGAGGAGGCCGCCCGCGCGGCCCGCGCCGACCTCGCCATGCGGGCCGCCACCGATCTGCTCGCCCGTGACGCGGTGCCCGCCGACCGGGTCAGGGCGCGGCTCGCCGTCCTCGACACCGCCGGGCAGGGCCTGACCGGGCTCGACGAGATGTACGTCCACGCCATGGAGGACTCGGAGGGCGACACCGCCCTGCGGGCCGCCGTACAGCTCCGGCTCGCCGTCAAATACGTGCTGGCGGACGGCGATCCGCAGCGCTCGCGGACGGCGGCCGTCGAATCGGCCGCGCTCGCCGCCTCCATGGGCGATCCGCGGACGGCGGCGCAGGCGCTGACCGTGCAGGCGCGCATGGAGCGGGCCCTCGGCGCACCGGACGCGGAAGCGGTGCTCGCGCAGGCCCGTGCCCTGGAGTTGGCCGAGCGGCCGCTGGGAATCCGTAACGCCGCCCAGATCCTGACGATCCGTCACGCGCTGTTCGACGATCGTCTGACGGACGCCCGCGACGAACTCAACGCGCTGCTTCCCCTGGTCCAGCGGCGCGGTTCGGTGGAGGACACCATCGAGCTGTTCTCCACGCTGGCCGCCGTCGAGTCCCGCAGGGGCGCCTGCGCGGCCGCCCTCGCGCACGCCGGGCAGTCCCTCGCGCTCACCCTGGAGGCAGGCCTCTCCCCCGGCCCCGCCTGGTACACACTGGCGCTCGCGGAGACGGCCGGCGGCAGTTTCGCGCGGGCGGCGAGCTACGCCCGGCGCAGCGTCCAGGCCTCGGAGGAGGAGGGGGACCGGGTGTTCCTCTCCCGGAGCCGGTACGCGCTGGGCCGGGTCCAGCTGATCAACGGGGACGTCGCCGCCGCCCTGGAGACCCTGCGGCGCGTCCAGGCCGACGAGCGTGCCCAGTCGACCGTGGACCCGTCGATGCTGCGCTGGCACGAGGAACTGGCCGAGGCGCTGCTCGCCCACGACGCGGGCGACGAGGCCCTGGCGCTCCTCGACGAGGTGCGGCCGGTGGCGGCCCGGCTCGGCCGGTCCACGGTCCTGCTCGGCTGCGACCGGGCGTACGCCCTGTGGCTCGCGGCGGAGGGGCGTACGGACGAGGCGGCTCAGCTGCTCACCCGCACGGCCGAGGCCTTCGGCCGGGCCGGGCTGCCGCTGGAGCGGGGGCGGGCGCTGATCGCCCTGGCCCGGGTGGAGCGCCGCAGACGGCGCCGGTCGGCGGCGCAGAGCGCGCTGCAGACGGCGGCCTCGGTGTTCGAGCGGGCCGGAGCGACGCCGTGGCTGGCCCTGGCGTGCGACTCCCCGGCGGGCGCGGTGGGTGAGAGCCCCGGCGGCGGTTCCGGGGGTGAGGAAGCACTGCCCGCGCTGTCCTCGCTGACGGAGGCCGAGCTTCGGCTCGCCCGTCTGGTGGGGCAGGGCGCCAGTAACCAGGAGGCGGCGGCGAAGCTGTATCTGAGCGTGAAGACGGTCGAGGCGCGGCTGACCCGGATCTACCAGAAGCTCGACGTCCGCTCGCGGGCGCAGCTGGCGACGGCGCTCAGACCGTGA